One genomic window of Paenibacillus xylanilyticus includes the following:
- a CDS encoding toxin-antitoxin system TumE family protein — MLTDLEVLTKKFGPAIKLVEDTDGSRERSSEGIQRATITFIDDTKLCITEKLNVGYSYDWISKDGKLLFHHDNEDKTPNFNHRDLHSIVRGIVTFHLLL, encoded by the coding sequence ATGTTGACCGACCTTGAAGTCTTAACAAAGAAGTTTGGCCCTGCCATTAAATTAGTGGAGGACACAGACGGAAGTAGAGAGCGGAGTTCGGAGGGGATTCAGCGGGCAACTATTACTTTTATCGACGATACCAAGCTTTGTATCACCGAGAAGCTCAACGTGGGCTACAGCTATGATTGGATTTCGAAAGATGGGAAGTTATTGTTTCATCATGACAATGAGGATAAAACGCCAAACTTTAATCATAGGGATTTACACTCAATAGTAAGGGGGATAGTCACATTTCATCTCTTGTTATGA
- a CDS encoding DUF1643 domain-containing protein, whose translation MKMDAVFDPTKKYRYLLSREWDASLPRLLYVMLNPSTASHEEEDQTSKQCLYFAKKFGFGSLEIVNLYAIISTDPNQLKFVHDPIGDENDKFILEAASRATTIIVSWGEKHFINQRHNKVARLLTSKGHQLHCLGIAKSGHPRHPSRMSHSIESLTLYSTDDYLRKLHAPQKVISLVPTIMNSKLKSPDGYDPVTGSDYDFHKDVMED comes from the coding sequence ATGAAGATGGATGCGGTATTTGATCCAACAAAGAAGTACAGATATTTGCTATCTCGTGAGTGGGATGCTTCTTTGCCGAGGTTGTTATACGTCATGTTAAATCCCAGCACGGCAAGTCATGAAGAGGAGGACCAAACCTCTAAACAGTGTCTTTATTTTGCCAAAAAGTTTGGCTTTGGATCGTTAGAAATCGTTAATCTATATGCTATCATTTCAACAGATCCAAATCAGCTCAAATTCGTGCACGATCCAATTGGTGATGAGAACGATAAATTCATTCTTGAAGCCGCAAGTAGAGCAACGACAATTATTGTTTCTTGGGGAGAAAAGCATTTTATCAATCAACGGCATAATAAAGTTGCGAGACTTCTCACCTCCAAGGGACACCAACTACACTGCTTGGGTATAGCTAAATCAGGTCATCCAAGACATCCCTCCCGCATGAGTCATAGCATCGAATCTCTGACTTTATATTCAACAGACGATTATTTGAGAAAATTGCATGCACCTCAGAAAGTCATTTCGTTAGTGCCCACTATTATGAACAGTAAATTGAAGAGTCCAGATGGATATGATCCAGTTACAGGATCCGATTATGATTTTCACAAGGATGTAATGGAGGATTGA
- a CDS encoding Fic family protein, with the protein MHLPKEYLDDLLVRMTHHSCTLESNNITLSEAISILLYRVIPGKISVREFYEIENHRLAFKFIFDNIDQELTISLIQDIHSILMDRLHHEQGQFKSEHNAFVGEKFSTASPKEITSLMYQWVQELNNQIKQVKLPDDIIFSICSSHIEFERIHPYGNGRTGRLIMMHQFLQNQILPLVIIKEHKQEYFHFLDNQDAEGFAVYAKATIDKEQQRYNAFLNSLSKEKGGETNGKKGR; encoded by the coding sequence ATGCATCTTCCAAAAGAATATTTGGATGATCTTTTAGTACGTATGACTCATCATTCATGTACATTAGAAAGTAACAATATCACACTAAGTGAAGCTATTTCCATCCTACTTTATCGAGTGATTCCTGGCAAAATTTCAGTTCGTGAATTTTACGAAATAGAAAATCATCGGTTAGCTTTTAAGTTCATTTTTGATAATATCGATCAAGAACTTACGATATCATTAATCCAAGACATTCATTCGATTCTAATGGATAGACTTCACCATGAACAAGGGCAATTCAAATCAGAGCATAATGCATTTGTAGGAGAGAAATTCTCTACTGCCTCTCCAAAAGAAATAACGTCCCTTATGTATCAATGGGTTCAAGAGCTAAACAACCAAATTAAACAAGTGAAATTACCTGATGATATTATTTTCTCAATCTGTTCCAGTCATATTGAATTTGAACGAATTCATCCATATGGGAATGGACGAACGGGTAGATTAATTATGATGCATCAGTTTTTGCAAAATCAAATTTTGCCCCTTGTTATTATAAAAGAGCACAAGCAAGAGTATTTTCATTTTCTCGATAATCAAGATGCAGAAGGATTTGCTGTGTACGCTAAAGCAACTATAGATAAAGAACAACAGCGATATAATGCATTCCTAAATTCTCTTTCCAAAGAGAAAGGTGGAGAGACTAATGGAAAAAAAGGAAGATAA
- a CDS encoding MarR family transcriptional regulator yields the protein MTLKDKIISYLKDKDGLTDREIANGILGLNEPQQAVNQVCRALEGKGLIKRENRRDGLIGNYLVTEGMHSVPTPVVKAKQMTVEFSVFKEDNLKQILKDYLQANGWETQIAWGKTPGIDIYANKGTERWIIEVKGLGSLSAMNVNYFLGVLAETLQRMDDPNAKYSIALPDVRQFRNLWGRLPLLAKKRTGITAIFIDEQGNIDESEN from the coding sequence ATGACTTTAAAGGATAAGATCATCAGTTATCTGAAAGACAAGGATGGCTTGACCGATCGTGAAATTGCGAATGGGATATTGGGTTTAAATGAGCCTCAGCAGGCAGTAAACCAGGTATGCAGGGCTTTGGAAGGCAAAGGGTTGATCAAAAGGGAAAATCGTAGAGATGGATTAATCGGCAACTACTTAGTGACTGAGGGCATGCATTCTGTGCCAACTCCAGTCGTTAAGGCAAAGCAGATGACGGTGGAATTCTCGGTATTTAAAGAAGATAATCTCAAGCAGATTTTGAAGGACTACTTACAAGCAAACGGTTGGGAAACCCAAATAGCTTGGGGGAAGACGCCTGGAATCGATATCTATGCCAATAAAGGAACAGAAAGATGGATTATTGAGGTCAAAGGGTTAGGATCCTTGAGTGCGATGAACGTGAATTACTTTCTTGGTGTACTGGCTGAAACGCTTCAACGAATGGATGATCCGAATGCAAAATATAGTATTGCATTACCCGATGTGAGGCAGTTCCGTAATCTTTGGGGTAGGCTTCCACTGTTAGCAAAGAAGCGAACTGGAATTACAGCAATATTTATTGATGAGCAGGGTAATATCGATGAAAGTGAAAATTAA